The following is a genomic window from Alkaliphilus sp. B6464.
GCCTTTGAAAGTGTTCCTATTGTAAAGTCTATTCTTCCATGAAGTCCAAAGTGGTCTACTGTACCCCTTCCACTTTCTCCAAGTACACCAGAACCATGAGCGTCATCTACATATGTCATAGCACTATACTTTTCAGCTAGCTCTACTATTTCAGGCAATGGAGCAATGTCTCCGTCCATACTAAATACACCATCTGTAATAATTAACATATTTCTGTATTTATCTTTATTTTCTTTTAAAACTGTTTCTAAATGGTTCATATCGGCATGTTTAAATACAGTTTTATCAGCTCTACTTAATCTAGCACCATCAATAATACTAGCATGGTTTAGCTCATCAGATATGATTAAATCGCCCTTTTCAGTTATAGCCTGAATAGTCCCTGCATTGCAGTTAAAACCAGATTGGTAGGTCATAACTGCTTCTTCTCTTTTAAATTCTGCAAGTTTCCTGTCTAATTCTTCGTGAATATCCATATTTCCAACGATAGTTCTTACAGCTCCTGAACCTACACCATACTTTTCTACCGCTTCAATAGTAGCTTTTTTAAGTCTAGGATGATTCGCAAAACCTAAGTAGTTGTTGGAAGATAGGTTGATTACCTTTTTTCCATTTAAAATACATTCCGCTTCATTGGCTCCACCTAGTATAGGTAGTTTACGATAAACTCCTTGATCTTTTAATTCTTGGATTTTTTCCTTTAAAAAGCTTAATTCATGAACATTCGACATAAATTATACCTCCTTTTGTAAATATATACCCAATATAACAAAGGCTTCTAACAAAGCTTTTTAAACCAAAGAAGTCTTTGTCCTAACGCATTTTATGAAAAGTGTATATTAAGAAATATTGTACTCTCCTATGCGTTATAAAGTATCTACTAAAATAAATAAATTAAACTTATTTGCCAAAAATAAATTATGTAATCACAATATATTATACAACATATTAATATAAACTCCTGCTTTATATTGGAAAAATTTCAAAGTTGTAATTTTCAGATTTTAATAAACAGTATTTGGAAAGTATGCTTTTCTAGACTATAAAAAAGGAAGGTTTTATCCCTCCCTCATAACACAAGCTACTATTATTTATTGTTTTTATTATCTACCACAGTTTTTAGTCTTTCCTCTACTATTTTATAAACCTCTTCTGCTGGTCTATCTGTTAATATTTCTATTCCTTCATCTACATGCTTAACAGCATAAATATGGAATTTACCTGCCTTAACAGCTTCTACAACCTCGTCTCTTAGCATTAAGTCTCCAATATTTTGGTGAGGTATTATTACTCCTTGATCTCCAGTTAAACCCTTTCTATAACAAAGTTTGAAAAACCCCTCTATCTTTTCAGTAACTCCACCTACTGGCTGTATAAAACCTTTTTGGTTTACGGATCCTGTTACTGCTATATTTTGTTTAAGCGGAAGTTTTGCAATACTTGACAATAATCCGTACAGTTCTGCACTCGAAGCACTATCCCCATCTACTCCACCATAAGACTGCTCGAAGCAAATCCTAGCTGATAGATTAAATACATCATCTTGTGCAAATTTTTCTAGTAAAAAACCTGTTAGAATCATTATACCTTTATCATAAATATCTCCACTTAAATTTGCCTCACGCTCAATATTAATAATATTTCCTTTACCTTTACTGGTTGTAACTGTAATTACACTAGGCTTTCCAAACATATACTCTCCTATGCTAATTACCGATAGTCCATTAACAACCCCTATTTTACTTCCTTTAGCATCTATTAATATTTTTCCTTGTTCAAACATTTCTAAAACATTTTCTTCATATTGATTTAATCTCTCCCATTTCTTATCTACAGCATGCTTAACATGTGTACCAGAAACCACAGCAGATTTTTCTAATTGTGCCCATTGATTTGCTTCTATAATAATTTCAATAATTTTATTAAATCTTGTGGAAAACTTTGTTTGACTACCTATTAGTCTTGAGCTATATTCCATAAGTTCAGCTACAGCTTTTTTATCAAATGAGAGCAAACCTTCATTTTGTGTATAGCAGCTAATAAAACTTATCATCTTCTGCTCATTTTCATCATTTCTTTTCATATCATCATTAAAATCCACTAATATTTTAAAGTACTTTTCAAAATCCTCATCATACCGATAAAGCAAATGATATAGGTAGCTACTTCCGATTAAAATAACTTTTAAGTTTATAGGTATAGGCTCTAACTTCATAGAAGATACTTCTCCTATTCCCAGCTGACTACCCATGCTTTCTACAGTAACTTCTTTAGTTTGTAATATTCTCTTTAAAGTTTCCCAAGCGTATGGATTACTTAATAGCTGACTTGCTTGTATTATCAAGTATCCACCATTAGCTATTTGAATAGCACCAGGCTTAACTAAAAGAAAATCTGTTCTTAAGCTCCCATTAACATTTTCATATTCAATTTTTCCTACTAAATTATTCAAAGTAGGATTAAATTCCATAATTACAGGAGCGCCTTCTGTATTACTATTGTCTACAAATAAGTTAACTTTGTACTTTTTAATAACATCTTCATTTTCTGCAGTCTTAATAGTTATAATTTCGTCATCCTCATCGACTTCCTCTGAATAAAAGTAAAATATATTTTCAATAATATCACTTTCTACTTTTTTTAAATAATTGTGTACATTTTCGCATTGATTATACTTCTTAAATAGTTCATTTATTAAGGGCTTTATAACATATATACCTACCTTCATTTCTAATTGAAGTAGTTTCTTTTTTGCTACTCGCTCTAGCTTTTTAACCTGACTCAGAATATCAAGGGCAGCCTCATGTATTTCTTCTAATTGTTTTTCTAGTTGCTCTTTAACTTCTTCATCTAATTCATCTAATTTATCCTCTGATATTTCATTTTCTTCATATATTGGAGTAAAAACAAAACCCGTAGTTGTACTCTTAAGTATAAAATGTTTTTCCTTCGAATAACTAGATAGATATTGAATAAGCTTGTTTTTTTGTTCCTGATACTCTTTAATAATTTCATTTCTTTGTTTTTCATAATCTACACTATTAAAAGCCCTTGGAACTTGTATTAACAATTCTTCGATGAGCTCATCCATATCCTTTTTAAATATTCTTCCCATACCGGCTGGTAAACTTAAAGCCTCTATTTTACCTTTAGAATCAAAATTATATACATAGCACCAGTCAACTGGAACTTTCTGACTTTGTGACTTCTTTTCTACGACCTTTTTAGCATAGCTAGTTCTACCTGTACCCTTTGCTCCACTAATATAAATATTATAACTTGGATGATCTATCCCAAGGCCAAATTCCATTGCTTCTTCAGCTCTTTCTTGCCCCATTATACCTACCAAGCAAGGTATC
Proteins encoded in this region:
- a CDS encoding glycine C-acetyltransferase, coding for MSNVHELSFLKEKIQELKDQGVYRKLPILGGANEAECILNGKKVINLSSNNYLGFANHPRLKKATIEAVEKYGVGSGAVRTIVGNMDIHEELDRKLAEFKREEAVMTYQSGFNCNAGTIQAITEKGDLIISDELNHASIIDGARLSRADKTVFKHADMNHLETVLKENKDKYRNMLIITDGVFSMDGDIAPLPEIVELAEKYSAMTYVDDAHGSGVLGESGRGTVDHFGLHGRIDFTIGTLSKAIGVVGGYVAGSETMRDWLSHRGRPLLFSTSLPPAAVGAITEAINMLMTTTEYTDKLWDNAKYFKQKISQLGFNIGNSQTPITPVIIGDEAKTMEFSRKLLENGVFVSAIVFPTVPKGTGRLRCMVTAGHTKDQLDRAVEVFKKVGEEMNLL
- a CDS encoding Lon protease family protein, translated to MQNYCKLSYRQLKKYCDLTNFKFDTTDEIPCLVGIMGQERAEEAMEFGLGIDHPSYNIYISGAKGTGRTSYAKKVVEKKSQSQKVPVDWCYVYNFDSKGKIEALSLPAGMGRIFKKDMDELIEELLIQVPRAFNSVDYEKQRNEIIKEYQEQKNKLIQYLSSYSKEKHFILKSTTTGFVFTPIYEENEISEDKLDELDEEVKEQLEKQLEEIHEAALDILSQVKKLERVAKKKLLQLEMKVGIYVIKPLINELFKKYNQCENVHNYLKKVESDIIENIFYFYSEEVDEDDEIITIKTAENEDVIKKYKVNLFVDNSNTEGAPVIMEFNPTLNNLVGKIEYENVNGSLRTDFLLVKPGAIQIANGGYLIIQASQLLSNPYAWETLKRILQTKEVTVESMGSQLGIGEVSSMKLEPIPINLKVILIGSSYLYHLLYRYDEDFEKYFKILVDFNDDMKRNDENEQKMISFISCYTQNEGLLSFDKKAVAELMEYSSRLIGSQTKFSTRFNKIIEIIIEANQWAQLEKSAVVSGTHVKHAVDKKWERLNQYEENVLEMFEQGKILIDAKGSKIGVVNGLSVISIGEYMFGKPSVITVTTSKGKGNIINIEREANLSGDIYDKGIMILTGFLLEKFAQDDVFNLSARICFEQSYGGVDGDSASSAELYGLLSSIAKLPLKQNIAVTGSVNQKGFIQPVGGVTEKIEGFFKLCYRKGLTGDQGVIIPHQNIGDLMLRDEVVEAVKAGKFHIYAVKHVDEGIEILTDRPAEEVYKIVEERLKTVVDNKNNK